In the Campylobacter sp. RM6914 genome, one interval contains:
- a CDS encoding NUDIX domain-containing protein has protein sequence MDTTITDIKILECTDSKFVRPYRISFTQDGMRRNWDCVHVHDSVSILLYHENKDAFLLVKQFRPPIWYNLSKSGENYEEMGYTYELCAGLMDKGLSEEQTIKEEAIEEVGFKLYSVEKIAVTHGALGFGGNKQTMFYAAINDDMKIGSGGGIDGERIELVYLKLEQVREFMTNEQKIKSPGLLFAFMWWGNKFKRDIV, from the coding sequence ATGGATACTACTATAACTGATATTAAAATTTTAGAATGCACAGACTCAAAATTTGTCCGTCCTTACAGGATCAGCTTCACGCAAGACGGTATGCGCCGCAACTGGGACTGCGTGCATGTGCACGATAGTGTTTCGATATTGCTTTATCATGAGAACAAGGATGCTTTCTTACTAGTTAAGCAGTTTCGCCCTCCTATCTGGTATAACCTAAGCAAGAGTGGAGAAAATTATGAAGAAATGGGCTACACATACGAACTTTGCGCCGGGCTTATGGATAAGGGCTTAAGCGAAGAGCAAACCATCAAAGAAGAGGCTATCGAAGAGGTTGGCTTTAAGTTATATAGTGTCGAGAAAATAGCCGTCACACACGGAGCTCTTGGCTTTGGAGGCAACAAGCAAACAATGTTTTACGCAGCTATTAACGACGATATGAAGATAGGTAGTGGCGGCGGGATAGACGGTGAACGCATAGAGCTTGTCTATCTTAAACTAGAGCAAGTGCGCGAATTTATGACAAATGAACAAAAGATTAAATCCCCAGGTTTACTTTTCGCATTTATGTGGTGGGGAAACAAATTTAAAAGAGATATAGTATAA
- a CDS encoding RNA degradosome polyphosphate kinase → MSRKQSLFINRELSWLRFNSRVLAQCNKDIPLLEKLKFLAIYTTNLDEFYMIRIAGLKQLFAAGVVTSGSDEMSPLDQLREIRKYLQNEHKIVEAHYNDVKNSLAKENLFIKNYEELDEGLKQKCDTYFFSNILPVIVPIAVDATHPFPHLNNLSFSLAVKLSDVEHPEILKYGMIRISRVLPRFIQPNENVYVPIETIVKRHAEEIFPGYKLISSCVFRVTRNADIVIEEEEADDFMMILEQGLKLRRKGAFVRMQIAHDADPEILEFLNSHMKIFHKDIYYSKIPLTLSSLWQIASNKDFSHLANPLYTPKTLPPFGENINIFEAIDKEDIMLMHPYESFDPVVQFVKEASKDPKVISIRMTLYRVDKNSPIIQSLIDAASDGKQVTVMVELKARFDEENNLHWAKELENAGAHVIYGITGFKVHAKVSQVIRQVGDKLKFYMHFGTGNYNGSSAKIYTDISLFTSRNEFANDSTIFFHILSGYNKNRRLQTLSMSPFQIKERIIEKIKFEASKGKEGRIIAKMNALIDTDVINELSKASNAGVKIDLIVRGVCGLRPNVAGKSENIRVRSIVGKYLEHARILYFKHAEPKIYISSADWMPRNLERRLELMTPIYEPRLQERMLELLELQLSDNELAFELQQDGEYKQLTVKDNEKSINSHDVLEAYVNKIYKSLKKDTDKAKADLIATKLLKES, encoded by the coding sequence ATGAGTAGAAAACAAAGCCTTTTTATAAACAGAGAACTTAGCTGGCTTCGTTTTAATTCGCGAGTTTTAGCACAATGCAACAAAGACATTCCTCTGCTTGAAAAGCTTAAATTTTTAGCCATTTATACGACAAATTTGGACGAATTTTATATGATACGTATAGCTGGTCTTAAACAACTTTTTGCCGCAGGTGTAGTAACTAGCGGTAGTGACGAAATGAGCCCGTTAGATCAGCTTAGAGAGATACGAAAATACCTGCAAAACGAACATAAAATCGTAGAAGCGCACTATAACGATGTTAAAAATTCTCTCGCGAAAGAGAATTTATTTATCAAAAACTACGAAGAGCTTGATGAGGGTTTAAAACAAAAATGCGACACATACTTTTTCTCAAATATTTTACCTGTAATAGTTCCTATCGCTGTTGATGCGACGCACCCTTTTCCGCATTTAAATAACCTTAGTTTTTCGCTAGCCGTGAAACTTTCAGACGTAGAGCATCCTGAAATTTTAAAATACGGCATGATACGAATTTCTCGTGTTTTACCAAGATTCATACAGCCAAACGAGAATGTCTACGTGCCTATCGAAACGATAGTAAAACGCCACGCAGAAGAGATATTTCCAGGATATAAGCTCATTAGCTCATGCGTGTTTAGAGTTACCAGAAACGCCGATATAGTCATAGAAGAGGAAGAAGCCGATGACTTTATGATGATACTAGAACAAGGCTTAAAGCTTCGCAGAAAAGGCGCTTTTGTCCGCATGCAAATCGCTCATGACGCAGACCCAGAGATACTTGAATTTTTAAATTCTCACATGAAAATTTTCCACAAAGATATTTATTATTCAAAGATACCACTAACATTAAGCTCGCTTTGGCAAATCGCCTCAAACAAGGATTTTAGTCATCTTGCAAATCCTCTTTATACGCCAAAAACTCTCCCGCCATTTGGAGAAAATATTAATATCTTTGAAGCTATCGATAAAGAAGACATTATGTTAATGCACCCTTATGAGAGCTTTGATCCGGTTGTGCAGTTTGTAAAAGAGGCGAGCAAAGATCCAAAGGTTATTTCAATACGCATGACGCTTTATAGGGTCGATAAAAACTCGCCTATAATCCAAAGTCTAATAGACGCTGCAAGTGATGGCAAACAAGTAACGGTAATGGTTGAGCTAAAGGCGCGTTTTGACGAGGAAAATAACCTACACTGGGCAAAAGAGTTAGAAAACGCCGGCGCACATGTTATATACGGTATAACAGGATTTAAAGTCCATGCTAAAGTTAGTCAGGTCATCAGACAAGTTGGAGATAAACTTAAATTTTACATGCATTTTGGAACAGGCAACTACAACGGTAGTTCTGCAAAAATTTACACCGATATTAGTCTATTTACTTCAAGAAATGAATTTGCCAACGACTCGACGATATTTTTCCATATCCTTTCTGGCTATAATAAAAATCGCCGCCTTCAAACCCTCTCAATGTCGCCATTTCAGATAAAAGAGCGCATCATAGAAAAAATAAAATTTGAAGCAAGCAAAGGCAAAGAGGGTAGGATCATCGCCAAAATGAATGCTCTTATAGACACCGATGTCATAAACGAGCTAAGCAAAGCCTCAAATGCAGGAGTAAAGATCGATCTTATCGTAAGAGGCGTATGTGGACTTAGGCCAAATGTAGCAGGTAAAAGCGAAAATATCCGTGTGCGTTCAATCGTCGGCAAGTATCTAGAACACGCGAGAATTCTATACTTTAAACACGCTGAGCCTAAAATTTATATCTCAAGCGCCGACTGGATGCCTAGAAATTTAGAGCGTCGACTGGAGCTTATGACGCCTATTTACGAGCCTAGACTTCAAGAGCGAATGCTTGAACTTTTAGAACTTCAACTAAGCGATAACGAACTAGCATTTGAGCTGCAACAAGACGGCGAATACAAACAACTAACGGTAAAAGATAACGAAAAGTCAATAAATAGCCATGATGTTTTAGAAGCTTATGTAAATAAAATTTACAAATCCCTAAAGAAAGACACGGATAAGGCAAAAGCCGATCTTATCGCAACAAAACTACTAAAAGAGAGTTAA
- a CDS encoding 3'-5' exonuclease, whose translation MKPRKQRLDNLLNLLCTHNMGYYEFISKFSDIEELSGFMDVRDIDMWCALGLDIIKTEQNEIELLTRFRDISEQEICVVDIETSGGINTGQIIEIGAVKIKNSVEIGRFESFVSAPFVPENITELTGISTDDLVGAPSLSYVLEKFKLFLGTSLFVAHNVNFDYGFISQSLDQIGLGMLLNRKLCTIDLARRTIASEKYGLGSLKELLGINNLHHRALNDAIAAAEILKISLSRLPFSVQTTEDLIKFSKTAPSMKLKPEPVLV comes from the coding sequence TTGAAGCCAAGAAAACAACGTCTTGATAATCTCTTAAATTTACTATGCACCCATAACATGGGCTACTACGAGTTCATATCCAAATTTTCAGATATAGAAGAGTTAAGTGGATTTATGGATGTTAGAGATATTGATATGTGGTGTGCTTTGGGGCTTGATATCATAAAGACAGAACAAAATGAGATTGAGCTTTTAACGCGCTTTAGGGACATAAGCGAGCAAGAAATTTGTGTGGTAGATATAGAGACAAGCGGTGGTATAAATACCGGGCAAATAATAGAAATAGGTGCGGTAAAGATAAAAAATTCAGTCGAAATAGGGCGTTTTGAAAGCTTTGTTTCAGCGCCGTTTGTTCCTGAAAACATAACAGAGCTAACAGGCATAAGCACAGATGATTTGGTGGGTGCTCCAAGCCTTAGCTATGTTTTGGAGAAATTTAAATTATTTTTAGGAACATCACTTTTTGTTGCTCATAATGTAAATTTTGATTATGGATTTATCTCGCAAAGCTTGGATCAAATAGGGCTAGGAATGCTTCTAAATCGCAAACTTTGCACCATAGATCTAGCTCGCAGGACGATAGCCTCTGAAAAATACGGCCTTGGCTCGTTAAAAGAGTTACTTGGCATCAACAACCTTCATCATCGTGCCTTAAATGACGCGATAGCTGCAGCTGAAATTTTAAAAATTTCACTCTCTAGACTTCCATTTAGCGTTCAAACAACAGAAGATTTGATTAAATTTAGCAAAACCGCTCCAAGCATGAAGCTAAAACCCGAACCTGTTTTGGTTTAG